From a region of the Papilio machaon chromosome 26, ilPapMach1.1, whole genome shotgun sequence genome:
- the LOC106718746 gene encoding plasminogen receptor (KT): MGGFISINLEENYKKNEKFLQSLNEIAMERQIQLQFQMQERQRALQIARSRDIFLWLSAFSITAASGLLTGFRRTKRIYLLAPLVPLTFLNLYHLDLAYGNKLHRIRMEAEHIMSHESDLLELPCGLPSPSSVDQGRMDAEEKKKIHPPLP, encoded by the exons atgggaggatttatttcaattaatttagaagagaattataaaaaaaatgaaaaattccTACAAAGTCTCAATGAAATTGCG ATGGAGAGAcaaatacaattacaatttcaaatgCAAGAAAGACAAAGAGCACTTCAAATAGCAAGAAGTCGAGATATATTTCTATGGTTATCTGCATTCAGTATTACAGCAGCCTCAGGCTTACTCACAGG TTTCAGACGAACTAAACGCATTTATCTATTGGCACCTCTAGTGCCATTGACGTTTCTCAATTTGTACCACTTGGATCTTGCATATGGCAACAAATTACATAGAATTAGAA TGGAAGCCGAGCACATCATGTCTCATGAGTCTGATTTGCTTGAACTACCCTGTGGCCTGCCGTCCCCTTCCTCTGTGGACCAGGGTCGGATGGATGCAGAggaaaagaagaaaatacaTCCTCCCCTACCTTaa
- the LOC106718676 gene encoding flap endonuclease 1 yields the protein MGILGLSKLIADIAPQAVKEMEIKNYFGRKVAIDASMSLYQFLIAVRSEGAQLTSVDGETTSHLMGTFYRTIRLVENGIKPVYVFDGKPPDMKSHQLNKRAERREEAEKELQKATDAGDQASIEKFNRRLVKVTRQHGEEARELLKLMGVPVVEAPCEAEAQCAALVKAGKVYATATEDMDALTFGANVLLRHLTFSEARKMPVQEFHLDQVLKGLELNHTEFIDLCILLGCDYCGSIRGIGPKRAIELIKQHRSIEQVLHNIDTNKYQPPEDWDFTNARRLFMEPEITDPKDIELKWTDPDEDGLVKFLCGDKQFNEDRVRNGAKKLLKARSGTTQGRLDGFFKVLSTTPNPKRKAEEDKKNAANKKAKTGGGRGRKPK from the exons ATGGGTATTTTAGGTTTATCTAAGTTAATTGCCGATATAGCACCTCAAGCTGTTAAAgaaatggaaattaaaaactatttcg GACGAAAAGTGGCAATCGACGCTTCCATGAGCTTATATCAATTTCTAATAGCAGTGAGAAGTGAGG gaGCTCAATTAACATCAGTAGATGGTGAGACCACTTCTCATCTGATGGGCACATTTTACCGCACGATTAGGCTTGTGGAAAACGGCATTAAGCCTGTGTATGTGTTCGATGGTAAACCACCAGATATGAAGTCACATCAACTGAACAAACGAGCGGAGAGAAGAGAAGAGGCTGAAAAAGAATTACAGAAGGCTACTGATGcag GTGATCAAGCATCTATAGAAAAATTCAATCGTCGTCTCGTCAAAGTAACGAGACAGCATGGTGAGGAGGCGAGGGAGCTTCTCAAACTAATGGGAGTACCCGTGGTAGAAGCACCTTGCGAAGCTGAAGCTCAATGTGCTGCTCtg gTGAAAGCTGGTAAAGTTTACGCGACAGCTACAGAAGATATGGATGCTTTGACGTTTGGTGCTAATGTACTGTTACGTCATCTGACATTCTCAGAGGCAAGGAAGATGCCCGTACAGGAATTCCATCTTGATCAAGTACTTAAAGGACTGGAATTGAATCATACAGAG TTCATAGATCTCTGTATTCTCTTGGGTTGTGACTACTGCGGATCTATTCGTGGTATTGGACCGAAGCGAGCCATTGAATTGATCAAACAACATCGTTCTATAGAACAAGTTCTTCATAACATAGATACAAACAAATACCAACCGCCTGAAGACTGGGATTTTACTAATGCTAGGAGATTATTTATGGAACCTGAGATTACAGATCCTAAGGATATTGAG ttgaAATGGACAGATCCAGATGAAGACGGTTTAGTCAAGTTCTTGTGCGGTGACAAGCAATTTAATGAAGACAGAGTACGGAACGGAGCCAAGAAACTGTTGAAAGCAAGATCTGGTACAACACAGGGCAGGCTGGATGGATTTTTTAAG GTGTTATCAACAACACCAAATCCTAAAAGGAAAGCGGAAGAGGACAAGAAAAATGCAGCAAACAAGAAAGCAAAGACTGGCGGTGGCAGGGGAAGGAAACctaaataa